Proteins encoded in a region of the Cetobacterium ceti genome:
- the ltrA gene encoding group II intron reverse transcriptase/maturase produces the protein MRNPNVILSNLNELAKDKQYEFKRLYRNLYNPEFFLDAYDKIKSNKGSMTKGINDEGMDGFNIEVINNIISELKDESYKPKPVKRTYIPKANGKTRPLGIPAFRDRLVQEVARRILETVYEPIFHKESHGFRPAKSCHTALKQITETMTGINWYIEGDIKDFFDNIDHHVLIEILRKRIKDEKFIRLIYKMLRAGFIDDWKYNMTHSGTPQGGIISPLLANIYLNELDNKMAKIKSDFDKSLPLHKMISREYRRVIEQKGYWKKRVEKFKGVDEDKYIKALEEYNKRGKLLLKTQHYKSNREDKKIFYTRYADDFLIGILGSKEDANNIKEEITNFLRDELKLELSQEKTLITHSEKRVHFLGYDIVTYKTNDIIKGKDGRKKRYLKGKVGLMIPKNFNKDFLNKEKMIKDINSINWRVNHIGKLLNLDDLEILEYYNSKLRGIANYYHLATNVSTLSTIKSYARWSFLKTLAAKHKSKVFKISKKYTNNGILGVGYSKKGEPAFRPFFKESLNRKSLINSIGVDLLPQTAHLWIRTSLMDRMDRTNCELCGKEEDNLVVHHVRKVKDLKGKNSWERIMIEKRRKTLVVCKECHYKIHNP, from the coding sequence TTGAGAAATCCAAATGTAATACTTAGCAATTTAAATGAACTGGCTAAGGATAAACAATATGAATTTAAAAGATTATACAGAAATCTTTATAACCCTGAGTTCTTTTTAGATGCTTATGATAAGATAAAAAGCAACAAAGGGAGCATGACAAAAGGAATTAATGATGAGGGAATGGATGGTTTCAATATTGAAGTCATCAATAACATTATCTCAGAATTAAAGGATGAAAGCTATAAACCAAAACCCGTTAAAAGAACCTATATACCGAAAGCCAACGGTAAAACAAGACCTCTAGGTATTCCTGCATTTAGGGATAGATTAGTACAAGAGGTCGCTCGTAGAATACTCGAAACAGTATATGAACCTATCTTTCATAAGGAAAGCCATGGTTTCAGACCTGCTAAAAGTTGCCACACAGCTTTGAAGCAGATAACTGAAACAATGACAGGAATAAATTGGTATATAGAAGGAGATATTAAAGATTTTTTCGATAATATCGACCATCATGTATTAATAGAAATCCTTCGAAAGAGGATTAAAGATGAAAAGTTTATTAGGTTAATATATAAAATGTTAAGAGCAGGCTTCATTGATGATTGGAAATATAATATGACTCACAGCGGTACTCCACAAGGAGGAATTATCAGTCCTCTCCTTGCAAACATCTACCTAAATGAATTGGATAACAAAATGGCTAAAATCAAAAGCGATTTTGATAAGAGTCTACCATTACATAAAATGATTAGCCGTGAATATAGGAGAGTTATTGAACAAAAAGGATATTGGAAAAAAAGAGTTGAAAAATTCAAAGGTGTTGATGAAGATAAGTATATAAAAGCTCTTGAAGAGTATAACAAAAGAGGGAAATTATTACTTAAAACTCAACATTATAAATCCAATAGAGAGGATAAGAAAATATTCTACACTAGGTACGCTGATGATTTCTTGATTGGAATATTAGGAAGCAAAGAAGATGCTAATAATATAAAAGAGGAAATTACAAATTTTCTTAGGGATGAATTAAAATTAGAACTTTCCCAAGAAAAAACGTTAATAACCCACTCAGAGAAAAGAGTTCATTTCTTGGGATATGACATAGTTACTTATAAGACAAACGACATCATCAAAGGTAAAGATGGACGTAAGAAAAGATACTTAAAAGGAAAAGTGGGATTAATGATACCTAAAAACTTTAATAAAGATTTTCTTAATAAGGAAAAGATGATTAAAGATATAAACAGTATCAATTGGCGAGTAAACCACATCGGTAAGTTACTGAACTTGGACGATCTGGAAATTCTTGAGTATTATAATTCAAAACTAAGAGGGATAGCAAATTACTACCACTTAGCAACGAATGTGTCTACATTGAGTACTATTAAATCCTATGCAAGATGGAGCTTCTTAAAAACACTCGCAGCTAAACATAAGAGCAAGGTATTTAAAATATCAAAAAAATATACTAACAACGGAATTCTTGGAGTTGGCTACTCCAAGAAAGGTGAACCAGCTTTCAGACCTTTCTTTAAAGAAAGTTTAAATCGAAAGAGTTTAATAAACTCTATTGGTGTAGATCTATTACCACAAACAGCTCACTTATGGATAAGAACATCCTTAATGGATAGGATGGATAGAACTAATTGTGAACTATGTGGAAAAGAAGAAGATAACTTAGTAGTACATCATGTTCGTAAAGTAAAAGACTTAAAAGGGAAGAACTCTTGGGAAAGAATTATGATAGAAAAGAGAAGAAAAACCTTGGTAGTCTGTAAAGAATGTCATTATAAAATTCATAATCCGTAA
- a CDS encoding pseudouridine-5'-phosphate glycosidase encodes MIFYEKYMDISEEILRGFKENKPILGFDSKIIKDFKFPENLNKIYEIEDRIRELGGVPAMIAVLNGRIKVGISKNDLEILCKMSELPEASKKDIPYLILKNKSGVLSFDSTLLVGTLAGIKVFLTGYLVCDKNSYNHGEYVYKDISEYLNKNIAIISCGIRSEKEMKVILDELDKYDVPLIGYQLDEIPLYDKGKTMKVNYKIEIPSELLKFMKIKWELDITGGVMIINEDMELNSKNTLSWDGVNLYNLFNNIRLGIVLGKEVYRIR; translated from the coding sequence ATGATTTTTTATGAAAAATATATGGATATTTCCGAAGAGATTTTAAGAGGCTTTAAAGAGAATAAACCTATTTTAGGATTTGATTCTAAAATTATAAAAGATTTTAAATTTCCAGAAAATTTAAATAAAATATATGAAATTGAAGATAGAATACGAGAGTTGGGTGGAGTCCCCGCTATGATAGCGGTGTTAAATGGTAGAATAAAAGTAGGTATTTCTAAAAATGATTTAGAAATTTTATGTAAAATGTCTGAATTACCAGAGGCTTCAAAAAAAGATATTCCATATTTAATTTTAAAAAATAAAAGTGGAGTACTTTCCTTTGATTCAACTTTACTCGTTGGAACTTTAGCTGGAATTAAAGTATTTTTAACAGGTTATTTAGTTTGTGATAAAAATAGTTATAATCATGGAGAATATGTATATAAGGATATTAGTGAATATCTTAATAAAAATATTGCAATAATTTCCTGTGGGATAAGAAGTGAAAAAGAAATGAAGGTAATATTAGATGAATTGGATAAATATGATGTTCCTTTAATAGGCTATCAATTAGACGAAATACCTCTATATGACAAAGGTAAAACGATGAAAGTAAATTATAAAATTGAAATTCCATCTGAATTATTAAAATTTATGAAAATAAAATGGGAATTAGATATAACAGGTGGAGTTATGATAATAAATGAGGATATGGAACTTAATTCTAAAAATACTCTTTCTTGGGATGGTGTTAATTTATATAATCTTTTTAATAATATTAGATTAGGGATTGTTTTAGGAAAGGAAGTATATAGAATTAGGTAA
- a CDS encoding CD0519/CD1768 family membrane protein: MSKENNNLRKKAVSLEGFICIFVIGIVFYGLAHKMGGINMINTLIKTAHDLLINTVFFIMGVAVLAGAFAAVLSEFGVIAMINKFLSPLMRPLYKLPGAAAIGILTTYISDNPAILSLSTDKGIRKYFKNYQLPALTNLGTSFGMGFIVSAFMIAQSTLLNKSLVIPVIIGNVGAFIGSIVSVNLMIHFTKKIFKNTNVELEEDNSADLDKINYREIREGNAVERLLDALLEGGKMGVKMGLDIIPGVLIICSLVLMLTNGPGPNGYTGSAYEGIEILPYIGAKLNFILKPLFGFTSAKAIAFPITSLGAVGAALGLVPQFIKEGAITAREIAVFTSMGMTWSGYLSTHVAMMDSLGYRKLTGKAILSHTIGGLVAGISANIIYSLVM; this comes from the coding sequence TTGAGTAAGGAAAATAATAATTTAAGAAAAAAAGCGGTTAGTTTAGAAGGATTTATTTGTATATTTGTAATAGGAATAGTTTTTTATGGACTGGCTCATAAAATGGGCGGAATTAATATGATAAATACGCTTATAAAAACAGCTCATGATTTATTAATAAATACAGTATTTTTCATAATGGGTGTTGCAGTTTTAGCTGGGGCATTTGCAGCAGTATTATCTGAATTTGGAGTAATTGCAATGATAAATAAATTTTTATCACCACTTATGAGACCTTTATATAAACTTCCTGGAGCAGCAGCAATAGGAATATTAACAACATATATTTCAGATAATCCTGCTATTTTAAGTTTATCTACTGATAAAGGGATAAGAAAATATTTTAAAAATTATCAATTACCAGCATTAACAAATTTAGGAACTTCATTTGGAATGGGATTTATTGTTTCAGCTTTTATGATTGCTCAAAGTACTCTTTTAAATAAGAGTTTAGTTATTCCTGTTATTATAGGAAATGTAGGAGCTTTTATAGGAAGTATTGTAAGTGTTAATTTAATGATTCACTTTACAAAGAAAATATTTAAAAATACAAATGTTGAACTTGAAGAGGATAACAGTGCAGATTTAGATAAGATAAATTATAGAGAAATAAGAGAAGGAAATGCAGTTGAAAGACTTTTAGATGCCCTTTTAGAAGGTGGAAAAATGGGTGTGAAAATGGGATTGGATATAATCCCTGGAGTGCTAATAATATGTAGTTTAGTTCTTATGTTAACAAATGGTCCAGGACCAAATGGGTATACAGGTTCTGCATATGAAGGAATAGAAATCTTACCATATATAGGTGCAAAACTTAATTTTATATTGAAACCATTATTTGGATTTACTAGTGCAAAGGCTATAGCTTTTCCAATTACTTCTTTAGGAGCAGTAGGAGCAGCTTTAGGTTTAGTTCCTCAATTTATTAAAGAGGGAGCTATAACAGCTAGGGAAATAGCAGTATTTACAAGTATGGGAATGACATGGAGTGGATATTTAAGTACCCATGTGGCTATGATGGATAGTTTAGGATATAGAAAGCTAACAGGAAAAGCTATATTAAGTCATACAATAGGTGGTCTAGTAGCAGGGATTTCGGCAAATATAATATACTCTCTTGTTATGTAA